From Alphaproteobacteria bacterium:
GTGCTGGAGCCGGGGATCGTTCCCTATCTTCCCGGCGTGGAGCGCTATCGCGCCCGCGGCGGCGGCGCGCTGACCGTCGCCCTGGCGCCGGGCGACCGGCTGACCGCGACCGACGCGGAGGGCGGCCAGGCTTGCGCGATCCTCGCCTTCGGTCCCGACGGCCGGCCGGATCCGGCGGTCCTCGGCGCGGTCGCGCGCGGTCCGACGGCCGGCCTGGCCGCCATGCTGGCGACGCCGTCGCCCAGCGTCGTGCCGGTGGCCGGCCTGCTGGCCGCCGCCGGGGTCGAGCCGGCGGATGTGCCGGCCATCGTCCTGTTCGACGATCCGCTCTCGCCGGCCGGGGAGAGCGCCGGTTTCGTCGCCGCGCGCGCCGCGACCGTCGCGGTGATCGCCGTCGGCGGCGCGATGGAGCCGGGCGAGATGGGGCCGCCGACCGACATCCTGGTCCGGGTCGAGCGCGCCGCGCTGCCGAACGACATTGGCGCCCGGCCGCTGCCGCCGCCGCTGGCCGAGCCGTTGTGGGAGGCGCGGGTCGACCGGGCCAGCGCGATCGCCTACACCGTCGCCGCCGGCCAATACATCCAGATCATCGACGTCGACGGCCGCCAGTGCTCCGACTTCCAGGCCTTCGACCGGCGCAAGCTCGACCGCGGCATCGAGCGCGAGCTCGACGCCACCACCACCCGCACGCTGCTCGGCCTCAGCTATCCGACGCCGGGGCTCTTGTCGAAGATGTTCGACCGCGACATGGACGCCGGGGTCGAGTTGGTGCAGGACACCTGCGGCCGCCACGACAGCTTCGGCCTCGCCTGCGCCAGCCGCTACTACGAGGACATGGGCTATTTCGGCCACCGCAACTGCTCCGACAACTTCAACGCGGCGCTGGCCGAACACGGGATCGGCCCGCGCATCGGCTGGACCGCGCTGAACCTGTTCTTCAACACCGCGGTCGACGACGCCAATGCCTATCACGGCGCCGAGTCCTGGTCGCGGCCGGGCGACTATGTGCTGTTCCGCGCCTGCACCGACCTGGTCTGCGCCTCGTCGGCCTGTCCCGACGACATCGACCCGGCCAACGGCTGGAACCCGACCGAGGTCCACGTCCGGGTCTACCCGGCCGAGCATGAATTCAAGAGAGCGGTGGCCTATCGCATGACACCCGATTCCGAAGCCCAGCTGACCCGCGAGACCGGGTTCCATCCGCGCACGTCGGCGCTGACCCGCAACTTCGTCGAGTATCGCGGCTTCTGGCTGCCGACGAAGTTCAACAACCACGGCCGCGAGGCCGAATACTGGGCCTGCCGCGAGGGCGTGGTGGCGATGGACCTGTCGCCGCTGCGCAAGTTCGACGTGATGGGCCCGGACGCCGAGGCGCTGATGCAGCACGCGCTGACCCGCAACGTGAAGCGGATCGCGCCGGGCGCCATCGCCTATACCGCGATGTGCAACCAGACCGGCTGCATGCTGGACGACGGCACCGTGTTCCGCATGGGCCCCGACAACTTCCGCTGGATCTGCGGTGACGACTACAGCGGGGTGTGGCTGCGCGATCTGGCGCGCGAGAACGGCTGGCGGGTCAACGTGAAGAGCGCGACCGACCAGCTGCACAACATCGCGGTGCAGGGCCCGAAGAGCCTGGACGTGCTGCGCCAGGTGATCTGGACCCCGCCGGCGCAGCCGTCGGTGGAGGAGATCGACTGGTTCCGCTTCTGCATCGGGCGGATCGGCGGCTTTCACGGCATCCCGGTGATGGTCAGCCGCACCGGCTATACCGGCGAGCGCGGCTACGAGGTCTGGTGCCATCCGAAGGACGCGCCGGGCGTGTGGGACGCGGTGTTCGACGCCGGCGCCGCCCACGGCATCCTGCCGCTGGGGCTGGAGGCGCTGGACGTGCTGCGCATCGAATCCGGGCTGATCTTCTACGGCTATGAGTTCGACGACCAGGTCGACCCGTTCGAGGCCGGCATCGGCTTCACGGTCGGGCTGAAGAGCGAGGAGGACTTCGTCGGCAAGGCGGCGCTGATCGAGCGCAAGGAGCACCCGCAGCGCCGGCTGGTCGGCCTGGAGCTGGCCGGCGACGAGCCGGCGGTGCACGGCGACTGCGTCCATGTCGGCCGTGCCCAGGTCGGCGTCGTCACCTCCGGCTGCCGCTCGCCGATCCTGAACAAGACCGTCGCGCTGTGCCGGATGGCGGTACAGCACGCCGCGCCGGGCACCGAGGTCGAGGTCGGCAAGCTCGACGGCCACCAGAAACGCATCCCCGCCACCGTGGTGCCATTCCCGTTCTACGACCCGGAGAAGAAGAAGCCGCGCGGGCTGGCCTGAGGCGGCGGCGCATCCACAGCGTTGCTTCGCCCTCCCGACCTTCGCCGGCTTTGCGCGGGGCTCGGTGTCCAGGTGGTCGACATGCAGCATCCGTGTCAGCGTCATGCGGGCGGCCGCAGTCGAGGTGGCCTGCTTGCGGACATGCAACTGGTCGGGCCGCACCGCAATGCCGGAGCGGCGGTCATGGTCTCACGGACGCCAGCATGCCGGCGCAGGCAACAACGGCTAGTCCGGCTGTCCGGTCTCCCGCCGGAACAGCGCCGGCAGGAAGTGCTCCAGACTGCCGACCTCCTCGACATTGTGGCGCAGCCAGGCTTCGCCCTGGCCGCGGGGAAACACCAGCGGTTCCAGCAACGGCCGGACCAGCCGGAACCACCACGCGGCGCGGCCGAAGATCAGGCAGTTCTCGTACAGCGTGCCGTCCGGCACTGGCGTGAAGGCGTACTCCATCCGGGCGAAGCCGGTCAGCCCGTGGGCGCGCGGGTTGTGGATGAAGCCCTCCTCGTCGAGCTTCTCGATCTCGGTGACCACGTCGACGACGTAGCGCGGGTCGCGGCCGAGCACCTCCTTCAGGCTGATCGCGGCCCCCGGACCGATGCTGCCGTCCGGCCGGCGCCGGGCATAGCCGACGCGGATGTGGTCGCGCGGATGCCAGACCCGATAGCGCGGCAGACGCCTGCCATCGACCTCGATCTCGCCTTCGAGATGGCAGAACCACCAGTGCAGCATCCGCGGGGTCACGCCCTTCAGCACCGCGTGCCGGATCCAGAACCTGATCCGGCCGTCTGGCAGCACTTCGCGCCCGGTCTGTGCCGACTGCAACGGCCTGAGCGCCCAAGGCAGTGCGAGCGGGGCTGGCAGGTCCCCGGCGCGCCGCGATACCAACCACCTCACCCTTGTTCCGACCTCCCCGGACGACGCAACGGCCGCACCGCCAACGAATAGCGCCGCAGACCGGTTGCGCGCGAGCGCGGAATGCCTAGCCGGTCAGCCGGCGAAGGCCGCCCCCGCCGCCGGTGCCGCCCGAGCCGCCGCCGATCACGGCGACGCGGCCGGACATCGGCACCAGTATCCTGGTCCAGTCCCGACCGAAGGCGCCGACGTCGAGTCGATCAGGGACCACGTCATCGGCCCAGGGGCAGTCGCCGAACGTCGCCGCGACACGGTGCGGACATGCCGTCTGCATGGCGCCGGCGCGCAGGGCCGGCCGTCACTTTCCCCGCGCAGCCTTCGCCGGCTTCGCGCCCGGCTCGCCGTCCAGGTAGTCGACATACAGCATCCGGGTCAGCGTCATGCAGGCGGCCGCGATCGGGGTGGCCAGCATCAGGCCGAAGATGCCGAACAGCACGCCGAGCAGGATCTGCACGGTGATGGTCAGCGCCGGCGGCAGCGCCACCATCTCGCGCTGCACGATCGGGGTGACCAGGTAGGTCTCGATCGCCTGCACCGCCATGTAGACCCCGACCGTCCAGATCACGGTCTCGGTTCCCATCGGCAGCGCCAGCAGCACGCCGGGAATCATCGACAGGATCGGCCCGACATTGGGGATGAAGGCGAACAGGCCGGCGATCAGACCCAGCATCGGCGCCAGCGGGATGCCGAGGATCCACAGCCCGATCCAGCTGAGCACGCCGACCGTGGTCATCGCCAGGATCTGGGCGGCGAGCCAGCGGCGCAGGGTGGAGGCGGTGGCGTGCATCACCTCTTCCGCCCGCGGCCGCAGCGACGGCGCGAACAGCTGCCTGACGCCGCGCAGGTACAGCCCCGGGTTGATCGCCATGTAGATGCCGACGATCAGGATGACCACCACATGGCCGAAGGCGCCGAAGGTGGTCGCCGCCGCCGCCGCGACGCCGGCGCCGCCGGTGCGCAGCATGCCCTCGGGCCGCAGCTGCGCCAGCAGGTCCTCGCCCCAGGGATATTGCCGGATCTGCTGCATCAGGCCCTCGGCCGCCGCCGGGATGCGCACCATCAGCTCGTCGAACTGCACGGCGATCAGCGGGGCCGCCAGCAGCGCGATCGCCACGCCGATCAGCACCAGTGTCAGCACGAAGGCGGCCATGCCCAGCATCTGGCCGATCTTCAGCCGGGCCGCGATCCAGTCGCCGCCGCCGCGCAGGAACAGGCCGAGCAGGATGCCGGCGAACACCACCAGCGGCACGTCGGGTGCGATCACCAGCACCGCGACCAGCACGCCGCCGGCCACCAGAAGCGAGATCGAACGCCGCGTCATCGCCATTGCCGCTCACCGGAACCAGGATCGGCTGCCGGATGGGCACAGCGGGCGGGCAGCCTGGACGGCGCGCATCCTAGCCGGTCGCCGTGCCGGCCGCCATGCCGGCGCGCGGCTCAGGCGAGACCGAGATGGCGCAGCTGGCGGTCGATCACCTTGGCCTCGTCGTAGAGGTCGAGCGCGCGGGTGCGCCCGGCGGCGCCCATCCGCGCGCGCAGCGCGGGGTCGCCGGCAAGCCGGGCCAGCGCGGCGGCAAGGCGGTCGGCGTCGCCGACCGGCACCAGCAGGCCGGTTTCCTCCGCCACCACCTCCTCGCGGCTGCCGCGGATGTCGGTGGCCACCACCGCCAGCCCGGTCATCATCGCCTCGATGATCGAGCGCGGCATGCCTTCGCGATGCGAGGGCAGGGTGAAGATGTCGGCGCCGCGCAGCAGGTCGGGCACGTCCTTGCGATCGCCGAGCAGGCGCACGCGGCCGCGCAGCACCGGGTCGGCCTCCGCCGCGGCCAGCGCGGCGGCGACCGAGGAGGCGTGGTCGCTGGCCAGCCGCTCGCCGACGATCCACAGCGCCGCGTCGACGGCGCGCATGGC
This genomic window contains:
- a CDS encoding DUF1989 domain-containing protein is translated as MTELAARQRARVLEPGIVPYLPGVERYRARGGGALTVALAPGDRLTATDAEGGQACAILAFGPDGRPDPAVLGAVARGPTAGLAAMLATPSPSVVPVAGLLAAAGVEPADVPAIVLFDDPLSPAGESAGFVAARAATVAVIAVGGAMEPGEMGPPTDILVRVERAALPNDIGARPLPPPLAEPLWEARVDRASAIAYTVAAGQYIQIIDVDGRQCSDFQAFDRRKLDRGIERELDATTTRTLLGLSYPTPGLLSKMFDRDMDAGVELVQDTCGRHDSFGLACASRYYEDMGYFGHRNCSDNFNAALAEHGIGPRIGWTALNLFFNTAVDDANAYHGAESWSRPGDYVLFRACTDLVCASSACPDDIDPANGWNPTEVHVRVYPAEHEFKRAVAYRMTPDSEAQLTRETGFHPRTSALTRNFVEYRGFWLPTKFNNHGREAEYWACREGVVAMDLSPLRKFDVMGPDAEALMQHALTRNVKRIAPGAIAYTAMCNQTGCMLDDGTVFRMGPDNFRWICGDDYSGVWLRDLARENGWRVNVKSATDQLHNIAVQGPKSLDVLRQVIWTPPAQPSVEEIDWFRFCIGRIGGFHGIPVMVSRTGYTGERGYEVWCHPKDAPGVWDAVFDAGAAHGILPLGLEALDVLRIESGLIFYGYEFDDQVDPFEAGIGFTVGLKSEEDFVGKAALIERKEHPQRRLVGLELAGDEPAVHGDCVHVGRAQVGVVTSGCRSPILNKTVALCRMAVQHAAPGTEVEVGKLDGHQKRIPATVVPFPFYDPEKKKPRGLA
- a CDS encoding AI-2E family transporter, whose product is MTRRSISLLVAGGVLVAVLVIAPDVPLVVFAGILLGLFLRGGGDWIAARLKIGQMLGMAAFVLTLVLIGVAIALLAAPLIAVQFDELMVRIPAAAEGLMQQIRQYPWGEDLLAQLRPEGMLRTGGAGVAAAAATTFGAFGHVVVILIVGIYMAINPGLYLRGVRQLFAPSLRPRAEEVMHATASTLRRWLAAQILAMTTVGVLSWIGLWILGIPLAPMLGLIAGLFAFIPNVGPILSMIPGVLLALPMGTETVIWTVGVYMAVQAIETYLVTPIVQREMVALPPALTITVQILLGVLFGIFGLMLATPIAAACMTLTRMLYVDYLDGEPGAKPAKAARGK